A region of Salinibacter sp. 10B DNA encodes the following proteins:
- the bshC gene encoding bacillithiol biosynthesis cysteine-adding enzyme BshC, which produces MPTTAADVRRCSPADLNAFPDLFVDYCTNYDAVADFYAGDWREVGVRRDVAERAAARPVDREAMADALADQNAEWRGGGATQQNVEALRDPETVAVVTGQQVGLLTGPLYTIYKTITTLQLADEWAEQTGRTVVPVFWVEGEDHDFEEIAAAHVLRRNEVVSLPYEADVQENPGAVGRLPLTDEIDDVLDRLDETLPDSDFKPAVMEHVRAAYRPGTRIEDAFAQLLRSLFEGEGLVFMNPDDKRLKELTRPLFQRELDDPSTPAARVNATSQALRDRGYHAQVHARPTNLFWLEEGGRYPIDLADDGHFVLRTTDRTFSRSELQERLEAEPERFSPNVILRPLMQDHLLPTAAYVAGPGEVSYFAQYGDVYEWAGLERPLIHPRASVSLVEGKVQKVLDKYDRSVCDFRAQLDALFQEVVVETMDVDVDAIFQEATTEMHKALNALKPEVEDVDRTLGSSTEAARATIVEEMEDLKQRTVRAEKRHHDEVRAQLQKAQVNLRPQGALQERVVNVLYYLNKYSLDLIGDLRATLSTDTSSHQIVEL; this is translated from the coding sequence ATGCCCACCACTGCCGCTGACGTTCGCCGCTGTTCTCCCGCCGATCTGAATGCCTTTCCTGATCTCTTCGTTGACTACTGCACGAATTACGATGCGGTGGCCGACTTCTATGCCGGCGACTGGCGGGAGGTCGGCGTGCGCCGGGACGTTGCGGAGCGGGCCGCTGCGCGTCCAGTGGATCGGGAGGCGATGGCCGACGCCCTCGCCGATCAGAATGCGGAGTGGAGGGGTGGGGGTGCTACCCAGCAAAATGTAGAAGCGCTCCGCGATCCGGAGACGGTTGCCGTGGTGACAGGCCAACAGGTCGGTCTCTTGACCGGACCGCTATATACCATCTACAAGACGATCACTACGCTTCAACTGGCGGACGAGTGGGCCGAGCAGACGGGCCGAACGGTCGTTCCTGTATTCTGGGTGGAAGGGGAAGATCATGATTTTGAAGAGATTGCGGCCGCCCACGTGCTGCGGCGGAATGAGGTCGTCTCGCTTCCATATGAGGCCGACGTTCAAGAGAATCCGGGAGCAGTTGGACGCCTGCCGTTGACGGATGAGATCGACGACGTCCTGGATCGTCTCGACGAAACGCTGCCGGACTCCGACTTTAAGCCGGCGGTGATGGAGCACGTGCGGGCTGCGTATCGGCCTGGAACGCGAATCGAAGATGCGTTTGCTCAGCTTCTTCGGTCGCTGTTTGAGGGGGAGGGCCTCGTATTTATGAATCCGGACGACAAACGGTTGAAGGAGCTGACGCGTCCGCTTTTTCAGCGCGAGCTGGACGATCCGTCGACCCCCGCTGCCCGTGTCAACGCGACGAGCCAGGCGCTCCGCGATCGGGGGTATCACGCTCAGGTTCACGCCCGCCCAACCAACCTCTTCTGGCTTGAGGAGGGCGGGCGGTATCCCATCGACCTCGCCGACGACGGACACTTTGTGCTTCGTACGACCGATCGGACGTTTTCGCGGTCGGAATTGCAGGAACGCCTCGAGGCCGAGCCGGAGCGCTTCAGTCCGAATGTGATCCTGCGTCCGCTCATGCAGGATCACCTTCTCCCCACGGCGGCCTACGTGGCGGGGCCGGGGGAGGTCTCGTACTTTGCCCAGTACGGCGACGTGTACGAGTGGGCCGGTCTTGAGCGTCCCCTCATCCATCCTCGCGCGAGCGTCAGTCTCGTTGAGGGGAAAGTGCAAAAGGTGCTCGACAAGTACGACCGCTCGGTGTGCGACTTTCGCGCCCAGCTCGATGCGTTGTTCCAGGAGGTGGTGGTCGAGACGATGGACGTTGACGTCGACGCAATCTTTCAGGAGGCCACGACGGAGATGCACAAGGCCCTCAACGCTCTCAAACCCGAGGTAGAGGACGTTGACCGGACGCTTGGATCCTCCACCGAAGCAGCGCGGGCCACGATTGTCGAGGAGATGGAGGATCTGAAGCAACGCACGGTTCGGGCCGAGAAGCGACACCACGATGAGGTTCGGGCCCAGCTCCAGAAAGCACAGGTGAATCTTCGCCCACAGGGAGCGCTGCAAGAGCGCGTCGTGAACGTACTGTACTATCTGAACAAGTATAGCCTTGACTTGATTGGGGATCTCCGTGCGACGCTCAGCACGGACACGTCCTCGCACCAGATTGTTGAACTGTAG
- the hisC gene encoding histidinol-phosphate transaminase yields MAAETSATDDVLDLIRPAVRNESEYIVGTPPDIEVKLNQNESPYNLPDELKDELLASFSEVEFNRYPTEQPDRLRRALAEHNDVPAESIIVGNGSNEITYTFGLAFLEAGAPMVLPRPLFSLYEKVARLQDADLTQVPPRDDLRFDTDALVQAVQDTGAKLTVLATPNNPTGRAMRLDEVERIAAASPGMVVVDEAYVEFNSETSAVQLLDDHPNVIVLRTLSKAFGLAGIRIGYLMAHPSVVRELMKARLPFMVDRFAEQTALAVLRRPDLVEERVRQMQVSITEVSEALKTFDEVDVVPSEANFVIFTTSMPADKLQEQLADQGVLVRNMSGYSELEGYLRVNAGTRAENKAFLTALEETL; encoded by the coding sequence ATGGCCGCTGAGACCTCCGCGACCGACGACGTGCTCGATCTTATTCGTCCCGCCGTGCGGAACGAGAGCGAGTACATTGTGGGCACGCCCCCGGATATTGAGGTCAAGCTCAACCAGAATGAGAGCCCCTACAATCTTCCGGACGAACTGAAAGACGAGTTGCTGGCATCCTTCTCGGAGGTGGAGTTTAATCGGTATCCCACCGAGCAGCCCGACCGGTTGCGCCGGGCTCTCGCCGAGCACAACGACGTGCCTGCCGAAAGCATTATTGTGGGCAACGGCTCGAACGAAATTACCTACACGTTTGGGCTTGCCTTTCTCGAGGCGGGCGCCCCGATGGTGCTCCCCCGCCCTCTCTTTTCGCTCTACGAGAAGGTAGCGCGTCTTCAGGACGCCGATCTTACGCAGGTACCGCCCCGCGACGATCTCCGGTTTGATACCGATGCGCTCGTGCAGGCTGTGCAGGACACCGGGGCCAAACTCACGGTTCTTGCCACCCCCAACAATCCCACCGGTCGGGCCATGCGCCTCGACGAGGTTGAGCGGATTGCCGCTGCCTCCCCGGGCATGGTGGTGGTCGATGAGGCCTACGTCGAGTTCAACTCGGAGACCAGCGCCGTCCAGTTGCTCGATGACCACCCGAACGTGATCGTCCTGCGCACCCTCTCGAAGGCGTTTGGGCTCGCGGGCATCCGCATTGGATACCTCATGGCCCATCCGTCGGTGGTGCGGGAACTCATGAAGGCGCGGCTCCCGTTCATGGTGGACCGATTTGCGGAGCAGACGGCCCTGGCGGTTCTTCGTCGTCCCGATCTTGTCGAAGAGCGGGTCCGGCAGATGCAGGTCTCCATCACAGAGGTGAGTGAGGCCCTGAAGACCTTCGACGAGGTCGACGTCGTGCCGTCGGAGGCAAATTTCGTGATCTTCACGACCTCAATGCCTGCGGATAAGTTACAGGAACAGTTAGCTGATCAAGGGGTGCTCGTACGCAACATGAGCGGGTACTCCGAGCTGGAAGGGTATCTCCGGGTCAATGCGGGCACCCGCGCGGAGAACAAGGCTTTTCTGACTGCGTTGGAAGAGACGCTTTAG
- a CDS encoding gamma-glutamylcyclotransferase family protein: protein MSVSFLVTYGTLMRTYGNLDAFGLEKSLTFLSRCQFKGKLYDLGSFPGAVPGSDVVHGELFRLTSPSVWDVLDDYEGYVPNQEEASLFVRRKVSLQHPADRLAWVYWYNGDPSGHPRVPSGDWAAYTDGKGT, encoded by the coding sequence ATGTCCGTCTCCTTTCTTGTGACGTATGGGACCCTCATGCGCACCTACGGGAACCTAGATGCATTCGGCCTCGAAAAGTCCCTAACGTTTCTTTCCCGGTGCCAATTCAAGGGGAAGTTGTATGATCTTGGTTCGTTTCCGGGGGCCGTTCCCGGATCGGATGTTGTGCACGGAGAACTTTTTCGGTTGACGTCCCCGAGCGTTTGGGACGTTCTCGATGACTATGAGGGGTACGTCCCGAACCAGGAAGAGGCGTCGCTTTTTGTGCGTCGGAAGGTGTCGCTTCAGCACCCTGCCGACCGGTTGGCCTGGGTGTACTGGTACAACGGAGATCCGTCGGGGCATCCACGGGTGCCGTCGGGGGATTGGGCAGCGTACACGGATGGGAAGGGAACCTAA
- a CDS encoding bifunctional nuclease family protein, giving the protein MDFTRVDIIGLSTSPSSGGAYALVLGEVEGNRRLPIIIGAFEAQAIALELEKIQPPRPMTHDLLRDTFEELEVEVTEVVIDELREGTFFAKIRYRHNGDEHQLDSRPSDAVALAVRVDAPIFVAPMVLDEAGIVAEDESGISSITQQAEEASAGEEEEEMGGTELERKQKQLEKAVEKEDYERAAELRDEIQRLEQEEEQEQEQNKN; this is encoded by the coding sequence ATGGATTTTACTCGAGTAGACATCATCGGTCTCTCTACGAGTCCGTCCAGTGGAGGCGCCTACGCGCTCGTGCTGGGAGAGGTAGAGGGCAATCGCCGTCTGCCCATCATCATTGGTGCTTTTGAGGCGCAGGCGATTGCGCTGGAGCTGGAGAAGATCCAGCCGCCTCGTCCGATGACGCACGACCTGCTACGCGATACTTTTGAGGAGCTGGAGGTGGAGGTCACGGAGGTCGTGATCGATGAGCTTCGGGAAGGCACCTTCTTTGCCAAGATCCGGTATCGCCACAACGGCGATGAGCACCAGCTCGACTCGCGTCCGAGCGACGCGGTGGCACTGGCCGTGCGGGTGGATGCGCCCATCTTCGTGGCGCCGATGGTGCTCGATGAGGCCGGCATTGTGGCCGAAGACGAGTCCGGCATTTCCTCAATCACGCAACAGGCGGAGGAAGCGTCGGCGGGGGAAGAGGAGGAAGAGATGGGGGGCACCGAACTCGAGCGGAAACAAAAGCAACTCGAAAAGGCGGTCGAAAAGGAAGACTACGAGCGGGCCGCCGAGCTCCGCGATGAAATTCAGCGCTTAGAACAAGAGGAAGAGCAAGAGCAGGAGCAGAATAAAAATTAG
- a CDS encoding biotin transporter BioY: MTNVFSLRSSHAAFIDRLREENASLLLQVAGVVGFAFLTVLAAKIQFRVYLWEVPITLQTATVYASGLYLGTRNGFLAQLLYLALGLFMPVYAGDGYGTSYLFGAVSAGYLFSYPLAAAAIGALSKRWKSFSGSTFATLLGAAIIFTIGVVWLHYAAGHATWYESIDKGFLRFVLIDAVKVVGVGLLYSGTRFLGGGLSEGA, encoded by the coding sequence ATGACCAACGTTTTTTCTCTTCGATCCTCTCACGCGGCATTCATTGACCGTCTCCGAGAGGAAAATGCCTCACTCCTTCTACAGGTGGCAGGTGTGGTGGGCTTTGCCTTCCTGACCGTTTTGGCGGCAAAGATCCAGTTTCGGGTTTATCTCTGGGAGGTGCCGATCACCCTGCAGACGGCAACGGTGTACGCAAGTGGGTTGTATTTAGGGACTCGTAACGGCTTCCTTGCCCAGCTTCTATATCTGGCCCTCGGTTTGTTTATGCCCGTCTATGCGGGGGACGGATACGGAACGAGTTATCTTTTTGGAGCGGTATCGGCAGGATATCTATTCTCCTACCCACTGGCTGCAGCCGCCATCGGGGCGCTCTCAAAACGGTGGAAGTCCTTTTCAGGAAGCACGTTCGCCACTCTTCTTGGAGCCGCCATTATTTTCACCATCGGCGTCGTGTGGCTTCACTATGCCGCGGGGCACGCCACGTGGTATGAGTCGATTGACAAGGGCTTTCTCCGCTTCGTGTTGATCGATGCCGTGAAGGTCGTTGGCGTCGGCCTTCTCTATTCTGGAACACGATTCCTTGGGGGAGGCTTAAGTGAGGGGGCGTAG
- a CDS encoding T9SS type A sorting domain-containing protein → MKTHQQYFYVLALFLPIVLLTAPRLQAQSTPAGFDICISFGFDQPDDIRSTLSADWTGNDWSATARNIFTHEGGNLVELVFQLRSGNAWASNGRLLQTFSGSRRQTCTLQSWENDAWLNATRYTYEHDGSGRITRRLQELWTTSGWVNFEQVLFTYDGSGRLVTEIREGWSPAGMDWLDNVRITYTYNASGQLIEELEEFPSGGVWIPQRQVTFAYDGSGNLIEEVLKTRNFLLNQLINFQRTTNTYSGGSLIQELLETWDTNSNGWENSELISYVYGGNSLALTSKSGHLPTVTVTEIWTGTAWVNDTRSELAYDSNDNLLEVLDQAWNAGVSGWENDSRLTFSYDSILPVELTSFTVAETDDAARLVWGTASETSNAGFEVQRRIDAEHTFESIGFVEGAGTTTAPQIYRFTDSALPFNAETITYRLQQFDLDGTTTYSPEIVFSRTAPTRLVLHQTFPNPVRDRTVLHYELPQPSFVRIDVFNALGQHVANLVAQHQPAGRSEVTVEANGLTSGMYFVRLEIDGQSLSRKMTVIR, encoded by the coding sequence ATGAAGACACATCAACAATACTTCTATGTACTTGCCCTTTTTCTACCGATTGTCCTCCTGACGGCCCCTCGGCTACAGGCACAGTCCACACCGGCGGGGTTCGATATTTGTATCTCGTTCGGGTTCGATCAGCCCGACGACATTCGCAGCACGCTGTCTGCGGACTGGACCGGCAACGACTGGTCGGCGACGGCCCGGAATATCTTTACGCATGAGGGCGGGAACCTCGTCGAGCTCGTTTTCCAATTGCGATCTGGGAACGCATGGGCCTCGAATGGGCGACTGCTCCAGACGTTTAGCGGCAGTCGTCGGCAAACGTGCACTCTGCAATCGTGGGAAAACGATGCATGGTTGAATGCCACCCGCTACACCTACGAGCACGATGGGTCGGGCAGGATTACACGGCGCCTCCAAGAGCTGTGGACCACCAGCGGTTGGGTAAACTTCGAACAGGTCCTGTTCACCTACGACGGCAGTGGACGACTCGTGACTGAAATCCGTGAAGGCTGGAGTCCCGCAGGAATGGATTGGTTGGACAATGTACGTATTACATACACGTACAACGCAAGTGGTCAGTTGATTGAGGAATTAGAAGAATTTCCCAGTGGGGGAGTCTGGATACCACAGCGGCAGGTCACATTTGCATACGACGGCAGTGGCAACCTGATCGAGGAAGTCTTGAAGACGCGGAATTTCCTGCTCAATCAGCTCATCAATTTCCAGCGCACGACGAATACCTACAGCGGCGGCAGCCTAATCCAGGAGCTCCTTGAGACGTGGGACACCAATAGCAATGGCTGGGAAAATAGTGAGCTCATTTCGTACGTGTACGGCGGCAACAGCCTGGCCCTCACCAGCAAAAGCGGTCACTTGCCGACCGTCACCGTGACGGAAATATGGACGGGGACAGCGTGGGTAAATGACACGCGATCTGAATTGGCGTACGATAGCAACGACAACCTGCTGGAGGTTCTTGATCAAGCGTGGAACGCCGGCGTGTCCGGTTGGGAGAACGACAGCCGGCTCACCTTCTCGTACGATAGTATCCTGCCCGTCGAGCTCACTTCGTTTACTGTTGCTGAAACAGATGACGCAGCACGGCTCGTTTGGGGAACGGCCTCAGAGACCAGCAATGCTGGCTTTGAGGTGCAGCGGCGTATCGACGCGGAGCACACGTTCGAGTCCATCGGGTTCGTGGAGGGAGCCGGCACGACGACTGCCCCCCAGATCTATCGCTTCACAGACTCGGCATTGCCCTTCAACGCCGAAACGATCACCTACCGGCTTCAGCAGTTCGATCTGGACGGGACCACCACATATTCGCCGGAGATCGTGTTCAGCCGGACGGCTCCCACCCGCCTGGTACTGCATCAGACCTTCCCCAATCCCGTCCGGGATCGCACCGTGCTTCACTACGAACTCCCCCAGCCGAGCTTCGTGCGAATCGACGTGTTTAACGCACTAGGGCAGCATGTAGCCAACCTGGTGGCGCAGCATCAGCCAGCGGGGCGTAGTGAAGTGACTGTCGAGGCGAATGGGTTGACCAGCGGAATGTACTTCGTCCGCCTGGAGATCGACGGGCAGAGCCTGTCGCGTAAGATGACGGTGATACGATAG
- a CDS encoding type II toxin-antitoxin system Phd/YefM family antitoxin gives MTYPYPHQMYNTEGVDSVATITELRSETSDLIDHVRDTNNGVLIQKNNEPHAVLISWETYKAIKEKVDLDSL, from the coding sequence ATGACCTACCCTTACCCCCACCAGATGTATAACACTGAAGGCGTAGACTCCGTTGCAACGATCACTGAACTCCGATCGGAGACCTCAGATCTCATCGATCATGTTCGGGACACGAACAACGGCGTTCTCATTCAAAAGAACAATGAACCCCACGCAGTCCTAATTTCGTGGGAAACCTATAAGGCAATTAAGGAAAAGGTTGACCTCGACAGTCTTTAG
- a CDS encoding HD domain-containing protein: MTDVPSPDALFSPLIEHAIELSAQWHDGTYRKSVWRDPAFEVPEGQDIQIPVMAHLAAVASIVHRAGWDEVTVAAAYLHDTIEDMNEHGQRLRRKQLREAVGAEVAKLVAQVSEQKLDEEGEMLPWRDRKEDYLTSLRDGSPEGAAISLADKIHNLWSINQSLESGEDILTVLSGDREAQDWFHRAVLEASKAHDDSRLVPMRERLQQEIERFEAHE, encoded by the coding sequence ATGACCGACGTACCCTCCCCCGACGCGTTGTTCAGTCCTCTCATTGAACACGCCATTGAGTTGTCGGCGCAGTGGCATGACGGCACCTACCGCAAGAGCGTGTGGCGCGATCCGGCTTTTGAAGTACCCGAAGGACAGGACATCCAGATTCCTGTGATGGCGCACCTCGCCGCCGTAGCCTCCATTGTGCACCGGGCGGGGTGGGACGAGGTGACAGTGGCTGCGGCCTACCTGCACGACACGATTGAGGACATGAACGAGCACGGGCAGCGCCTACGGCGTAAGCAGCTTCGCGAGGCGGTAGGGGCCGAAGTGGCGAAGCTCGTAGCACAGGTGTCGGAGCAGAAATTGGATGAGGAAGGAGAGATGCTTCCGTGGCGAGACCGGAAGGAAGATTATCTTACAAGTCTTCGGGACGGAAGTCCTGAAGGGGCGGCCATCAGCCTGGCCGACAAAATCCACAATCTCTGGTCGATCAATCAGAGTCTAGAGTCGGGGGAGGACATTCTAACAGTACTCAGCGGAGATCGGGAGGCGCAGGACTGGTTCCACCGGGCGGTGTTGGAGGCCTCAAAGGCGCATGACGATTCCCGCCTTGTTCCGATGCGCGAGCGTCTGCAGCAAGAGATTGAACGGTTTGAGGCTCACGAGTAG
- a CDS encoding SDR family oxidoreductase gives MSSVSASHALVTGANRGLGLEWVRQLADSVEFLLATCRRPGAAEELNRLATSHPDTIEVLSLDVTEPSAIESAVERVQHQTGALDLLVNNGGISGGGTGDRFGTVEAETMTQVLRTNAVGPHLMTQAFADLLRAGAQADGATVVNITSQLGSISRTSGGGWHSYKASKAALNMCTRLQAAELKDDDVKVVAMHPGWVRTDMGGSNARLSTEESVSGMIEVVKNLTREDAGCFLAYDGEELPW, from the coding sequence ATGTCATCCGTAAGTGCTTCTCACGCTCTCGTGACCGGTGCCAATCGGGGCCTTGGCCTCGAATGGGTACGCCAACTCGCTGATTCCGTCGAGTTCCTGCTTGCAACTTGTCGTCGTCCCGGAGCGGCCGAGGAGCTCAACCGACTTGCTACGAGCCATCCGGATACGATCGAGGTCCTCTCACTGGACGTGACTGAGCCATCGGCAATTGAGTCGGCTGTGGAGCGTGTACAGCACCAGACGGGAGCGCTGGATCTGCTTGTGAACAATGGGGGGATCAGCGGGGGCGGGACGGGCGACCGGTTCGGTACCGTCGAAGCAGAGACGATGACGCAGGTTCTGCGGACAAATGCGGTGGGTCCACACCTGATGACGCAAGCCTTTGCGGATCTGCTGCGGGCAGGGGCCCAGGCTGATGGCGCAACCGTCGTGAACATCACGTCACAGCTTGGGTCGATTTCGCGAACGTCGGGGGGCGGCTGGCATAGCTACAAGGCGAGCAAGGCGGCACTCAACATGTGCACCCGCCTACAGGCGGCCGAGCTGAAGGACGACGACGTGAAGGTAGTGGCGATGCACCCGGGATGGGTGCGCACCGATATGGGCGGTTCTAATGCGCGCTTATCGACTGAGGAATCCGTCTCAGGTATGATTGAGGTGGTGAAGAATCTGACTCGTGAGGATGCCGGGTGCTTTCTCGCCTACGACGGGGAGGAACTTCCCTGGTAA
- the hisD gene encoding histidinol dehydrogenase: MIPLISPDDTDRLNAILSRDATFSDEVDAAVDDILAQVRQSGDTALLDLTKRFDGVRPDPVKIPPSLLDEASDALEGDLREAIGEAASNIRQFHEKQVPESWFTDDGDGVILGQRVVPMERAGLYVPGGTAFYPSSLLMNAIPAQVAGVEEIHLVSPPQDDGRPHPLVMATAAFLGLDNVYAVGGAQAVGALAFGTDTVPAVDKIVGPGNAYVAAAKKKVFGRVGIDSVAGPSEIGVLADETADPAFVAADLLSQAEHDVRASAILITPHRPLAEAVQAEVEARVPELPRADVIEQALADYGACIVTETMEEAVDLMNELAVEHLEIHVDDPWQAMTRIRHAGAIFLGEYSSEPVGDYFAGPNHVLPTGGTARHASALGVDDFIRTQSILSYSRDRLEETGEQIVTLAEAEELQAHAEAIRTRLNREE; this comes from the coding sequence ATGATCCCTCTCATTTCCCCCGACGACACGGATCGGCTCAATGCCATCCTCAGCCGCGATGCCACGTTCAGCGACGAGGTGGACGCGGCGGTCGACGACATTCTCGCCCAGGTGCGGCAGAGCGGCGATACGGCGCTCCTCGACCTCACCAAACGGTTCGACGGCGTGCGGCCCGATCCGGTCAAGATTCCCCCGTCGCTGCTCGACGAAGCGTCCGACGCGCTCGAGGGCGATTTGCGCGAGGCGATTGGGGAGGCGGCGTCTAACATTCGCCAGTTTCATGAAAAGCAGGTTCCCGAGTCCTGGTTCACGGACGACGGCGACGGCGTGATTCTGGGGCAGCGCGTGGTCCCGATGGAGCGAGCCGGTCTCTACGTGCCGGGCGGCACAGCCTTTTATCCCTCTAGCCTGCTTATGAACGCCATTCCCGCGCAGGTTGCCGGGGTGGAAGAGATTCACCTGGTGTCGCCGCCACAGGACGACGGGCGGCCGCATCCGCTCGTGATGGCGACCGCTGCGTTTCTTGGGCTGGACAATGTATACGCCGTTGGCGGCGCGCAGGCGGTGGGGGCACTTGCGTTTGGAACCGACACGGTGCCGGCCGTCGATAAGATCGTGGGACCGGGCAACGCGTACGTGGCCGCCGCGAAGAAGAAGGTGTTCGGTCGGGTGGGAATTGATTCGGTCGCGGGCCCCAGCGAGATTGGCGTGCTGGCCGACGAGACCGCCGATCCAGCGTTCGTGGCGGCGGACCTTCTTTCGCAGGCAGAGCACGACGTACGCGCCTCCGCGATTCTGATTACGCCGCACCGCCCGCTGGCTGAGGCCGTGCAGGCGGAAGTGGAGGCACGGGTGCCCGAACTGCCGCGGGCCGACGTCATCGAGCAGGCCCTTGCCGACTACGGCGCCTGTATCGTGACGGAGACGATGGAGGAGGCCGTCGACCTCATGAATGAGCTTGCCGTGGAGCACCTGGAGATTCACGTGGACGACCCCTGGCAGGCCATGACGCGCATTCGTCACGCCGGGGCGATTTTTCTCGGCGAGTATTCCTCGGAGCCCGTCGGCGATTATTTTGCCGGGCCGAACCACGTGCTGCCGACGGGCGGCACCGCCCGCCACGCCTCGGCCCTCGGGGTCGACGACTTTATCCGCACGCAGTCGATTTTGTCCTACTCCCGCGACCGGCTGGAAGAGACCGGCGAGCAGATTGTGACGCTGGCGGAGGCCGAGGAACTGCAGGCCCACGCCGAGGCCATCCGCACGCGTCTGAATCGGGAGGAGTGA